One Betaproteobacteria bacterium genomic region harbors:
- a CDS encoding PEP-CTERM sorting domain-containing protein (PEP-CTERM proteins occur, often in large numbers, in the proteomes of bacteria that also encode an exosortase, a predicted intramembrane cysteine proteinase. The presence of a PEP-CTERM domain at a protein's C-terminus predicts cleavage within the sorting domain, followed by covalent anchoring to some some component of the (usually Gram-negative) cell surface. Many PEP-CTERM proteins exhibit an unusual sequence composition that includes large numbers of potential glycosylation sites. Expression of one such protein has been shown restore the ability of a bacterium to form floc, a type of biofilm.), with translation MYDDPNTVEDYSTDSLGSFFAGLVTPSVTAVPGGASSAQALFFSFSMFDPNDSAEIIDSGFRRLGKVCGPQRRGATPGQWGIVAAVVADNEVEPAAESSLAGMTTTLVAVPEPETYAMFGAGLMMLGLGMVRRRAR, from the coding sequence TTGTACGACGATCCGAACACCGTGGAGGACTACTCCACGGACAGCCTCGGCAGTTTCTTCGCCGGCCTCGTCACACCGTCGGTGACCGCCGTGCCTGGAGGTGCCAGCAGCGCCCAGGCGTTGTTCTTCAGCTTCTCCATGTTCGACCCCAACGATTCGGCCGAGATCATCGATTCCGGATTCCGGCGTCTTGGCAAAGTTTGTGGTCCGCAGCGCCGCGGGGCGACGCCTGGCCAGTGGGGAATTGTGGCGGCAGTGGTGGCGGACAACGAGGTCGAGCCGGCGGCGGAGTCCAGTCTCGCCGGAATGACAACCACACTGGTCGCTGTCCCCGAACCTGAAACGTACGCCATGTTCGGCGCGGGGCTGATGATGCTGGGTCTGGGAATGGTCCGCCGCCGCGCGCGGTGA
- a CDS encoding DUF3467 domain-containing protein, whose protein sequence is MAKAPEEGAKPAEPNMPKVKWDTQGLKSTYCNFVNATSTREEVVLNFGVNQNWDRMAGEVEIELDHRIILSPFAAKRLTDLLQKLMAEYENRYGELK, encoded by the coding sequence ATGGCCAAGGCACCGGAAGAGGGCGCAAAGCCCGCCGAGCCCAACATGCCCAAGGTGAAGTGGGACACCCAGGGTCTCAAGAGCACCTACTGCAATTTCGTCAACGCCACCAGCACCCGGGAAGAAGTGGTGCTGAACTTCGGCGTGAACCAGAACTGGGACAGGATGGCGGGGGAAGTGGAGATCGAACTCGATCACCGCATCATCCTGAGCCCCTTCGCTGCGAAGCGGCTGACCGATCTCCTGCAGAAGCTGATGGCGGAATACGAGAACCGCTACGGCGAACTGAAGTGA
- a CDS encoding biotin/lipoyl-binding protein, with protein sequence MAMWLQLLALRVPSARSAFVFRKGPDSAGVSRVAHWGENTEPAEAEHSARQGLTRGITLIRSVGRRFHLIAQPDQYSDWVVVFECDPVQPRELQAGLDELRWGAGWLVASVEQVAGRDTAIVARRLGTATRAVEVCGQGREVVSAAIALAECLVDAFPSALVSVGIFRHEVLSLGARRGDEAGTGNEEMDVRREALVRAAIDQGRVLIASALPEVAPALDLTVAPELGPRVCALPLAGTAGSAGVLLCERFAGPAFTAEELATLEHVALLVGPIIELKPVSRAAGVSRERRALVGLFGKARFKAKLGLVALLAAVLVLLGATGEYQAPVSVTVEGTPPRKIAAPFDGKLAEVLVRTGDTVRRGQVIARMDDSELQLERVKLVAERDRLAQLARDLKDADGAGSSESLAAKRKDIEIRLAVIDERLSKLQILSPLEGIVQAAPMAGGPRLAVQGDQPLFSIALLDGYRLLIEASSADQELLREGQTGLAHFAASGTAVPFTITKITGQDTSSVKVEAQTQRVNTEVGPGTQGEGVIDFGTRKQVWIWWRKLQSDVRG encoded by the coding sequence ATGGCCATGTGGCTTCAGCTGCTGGCCCTGCGTGTTCCTTCCGCGCGCTCTGCCTTCGTTTTTCGCAAGGGACCCGACTCCGCAGGAGTGTCACGTGTTGCCCATTGGGGCGAGAACACCGAGCCCGCGGAAGCGGAGCACTCGGCGCGCCAGGGGCTCACCCGGGGCATCACCCTGATCCGCTCCGTGGGCAGGCGGTTCCACCTGATCGCCCAGCCCGACCAGTACTCGGACTGGGTGGTCGTGTTCGAATGCGATCCGGTGCAGCCGCGCGAACTCCAGGCCGGGCTCGACGAGCTCCGCTGGGGTGCGGGCTGGCTCGTGGCAAGCGTGGAGCAGGTTGCCGGGCGCGACACCGCGATCGTCGCGAGGCGGCTGGGCACCGCGACCCGCGCGGTCGAGGTCTGCGGGCAGGGCCGTGAGGTCGTGAGTGCTGCCATTGCCCTCGCGGAGTGTCTCGTGGACGCGTTTCCGTCCGCGTTGGTGAGCGTCGGCATCTTTCGCCACGAGGTGCTGTCACTCGGCGCACGCCGGGGGGACGAAGCCGGTACCGGCAACGAAGAAATGGACGTGCGGCGGGAAGCGCTGGTGCGGGCGGCCATCGACCAGGGTCGGGTCCTGATCGCGAGTGCCCTGCCGGAAGTTGCCCCCGCCCTGGACCTGACTGTCGCGCCGGAGCTGGGACCCCGCGTTTGCGCACTGCCTCTGGCAGGTACGGCGGGAAGCGCCGGAGTGCTGTTGTGCGAGCGGTTCGCAGGGCCCGCGTTCACTGCGGAAGAACTCGCGACCCTCGAGCACGTGGCCCTGCTGGTGGGCCCCATCATCGAACTGAAGCCCGTATCGCGTGCCGCAGGCGTCAGCCGGGAGCGGCGGGCGCTGGTGGGCCTGTTCGGCAAGGCCCGCTTCAAGGCGAAGCTCGGCCTCGTGGCCCTGCTGGCGGCCGTGCTCGTGTTGCTCGGGGCAACGGGGGAGTACCAGGCACCGGTGTCCGTGACCGTCGAAGGAACCCCGCCGCGCAAGATCGCCGCCCCGTTCGACGGCAAGCTGGCGGAGGTGCTGGTGCGCACGGGCGACACGGTGCGGCGCGGGCAGGTGATCGCCCGGATGGACGACAGCGAACTGCAGCTCGAGCGCGTGAAACTGGTGGCGGAACGGGACCGGCTGGCGCAACTGGCGCGGGACCTCAAGGACGCCGACGGCGCCGGTTCGTCCGAATCGCTGGCTGCCAAGCGCAAGGACATCGAGATCCGGCTGGCGGTGATCGACGAACGGTTGTCGAAGCTGCAGATCCTGAGCCCGCTGGAGGGCATCGTGCAGGCCGCGCCGATGGCCGGCGGGCCCCGGCTTGCCGTTCAAGGGGATCAGCCGCTGTTCAGCATTGCGCTGCTCGATGGTTACCGGCTTCTCATCGAGGCGTCGTCCGCCGACCAGGAGCTGCTGCGCGAAGGCCAGACCGGCCTGGCGCATTTTGCGGCTTCCGGTACCGCCGTTCCGTTCACGATCACGAAGATCACGGGCCAGGACACCAGCTCCGTCAAGGTGGAAGCACAGACGCAACGGGTGAACACCGAGGTCGGCCCCGGTACCCAGGGCGAGGGCGTGATCGATTTCGGTACGCGCAAGCAGGTGTGGATCTGGTGGCGCAAACTACAATCCGACGTTCGAGGCTGA
- a CDS encoding phosphoglycerate dehydrogenase has protein sequence MKLLIKSIDNDGRLAPVPRLVETPWEILVADHTDRAAFAAAMRQADALVSMQWPRDYPDGPGLRLVQLPGAGTDEIDFDAVPPGASVCNAYEHEIGISEFVLAGMLEWVTQLRRLDAEFRTGRWWGSYLCGPRHGDLFGKTLAIVGYGRIGRETARRAHAFGVRVTAVSRTSGPGDQWCERVRPMTELLPVIAQADFILCALPLDESTRGILDAPAFRAMKPTAVVMNVGRGATIDESALYEACRSRSIGGAIIDTWYSYPPQSTDLVPIHRPSRYPFHELDNVIMTPHASAWTDALAERRCTIIARNLDRLARGEPLLNVVRPPRSAVPEPPAS, from the coding sequence GTGAAGCTGCTCATCAAGTCCATTGACAACGACGGTAGGCTCGCCCCCGTCCCCCGGCTGGTCGAAACGCCGTGGGAGATCCTCGTCGCGGATCACACCGACCGCGCCGCCTTCGCGGCCGCCATGAGGCAGGCGGACGCCCTCGTCTCCATGCAGTGGCCCCGTGATTACCCGGACGGCCCTGGCCTCAGGCTGGTGCAACTGCCCGGGGCCGGAACGGACGAGATCGATTTCGATGCCGTTCCGCCCGGCGCCTCCGTGTGCAACGCCTACGAGCACGAAATCGGCATCTCCGAGTTCGTGCTGGCCGGCATGCTCGAGTGGGTCACGCAACTGCGCCGGCTCGACGCCGAGTTCCGGACCGGCCGCTGGTGGGGATCCTATCTGTGCGGCCCGCGACACGGCGATCTCTTCGGCAAGACGCTGGCGATCGTGGGGTACGGGCGCATCGGACGGGAGACCGCCAGGCGGGCGCACGCCTTCGGGGTCCGGGTCACCGCCGTGAGCCGGACCAGCGGTCCGGGCGATCAATGGTGCGAGCGAGTCCGGCCCATGACGGAACTGCTTCCCGTGATTGCGCAGGCCGATTTCATCCTCTGCGCCCTGCCTCTGGACGAAAGCACGCGGGGCATCCTCGACGCCCCGGCCTTCCGTGCGATGAAGCCCACCGCCGTGGTCATGAATGTGGGAAGGGGCGCGACCATCGATGAAAGCGCTCTCTACGAGGCCTGCCGGAGCCGCAGCATCGGGGGCGCCATCATCGACACCTGGTACTCGTATCCGCCGCAATCGACCGACCTGGTTCCGATCCATCGTCCTTCCCGGTACCCGTTTCACGAGCTGGACAACGTGATCATGACCCCGCATGCCTCCGCGTGGACGGATGCGCTGGCGGAGCGACGGTGCACTATCATTGCCCGGAACCTGGATCGCCTGGCCCGCGGCGAGCCGCTGCTCAACGTCGTGCGTCCGCCACGTTCCGCAGTCCCGGAACCGCCCGCGTCATGA